The following is a genomic window from Episyrphus balteatus chromosome 1, idEpiBalt1.1, whole genome shotgun sequence.
cagacagacagacagacagacagacagacagacagaattgccggacccacttttttggcattctccatcatcgtaatgtcatgtaaaattgttatctcgagttcgattttttttacgaatcctaaacttgccctatagactatagtacctatatcgcaagtaaaaaattgaataattctCTTTGTAGTGAAATTCTTTAATTAcaatatacttatacatattttaatttttaaactccaaGGTTCTATCATTCTTTAAGTCTCATGCGATGCCTAAAATTTACCAAACTTCACTCAGTAATTTCTTCCATTGtttctatagaaaaatgtaAAGTAGCAAATAAGGACGTATTttcaaagtaaacaaaaataatttttaaacatagaaccattttcttcatttcttcGATCGAttacaaagaaaatatttatgcaAAAGCGTTTTAGTAAAcgttaattgaaaaataagtaaaaaacaagaaaaaaatatttaaaatcatcGGTTACCTACATCTAccaatacctttttttttttgttaggaaaaaaaaatgttttaaatgtttagtttttaaaaaaactaattttcaaaatcaaacttaaaaaaaaaaaattagaatgttgagcttatttttttttcaaaattttattatgttAATAACCCTGGAAGAGTAACCATGGTTTTTAGTATGTTTTTCTAAGAAACACATTTATTTTTCCCACTCTGTACAAAGTccggaaaattcaaaattttaaacacaattCATTTTAGccatttttgttaatatttcaaaaactctttattaTCGGTAATTTTATCAACCAtggtcttatcaaaaaaaaactttaacatgaacaaaaactatttatatttaaaaattagttatttttgaattttttcgaaaaaaaaaaactaaaaataactctaatttttaaatattgctcATATAAAACATGCATATAATAAAATAAGATTATAAATACGCATGACaaactttggaaaaaaatattgagatatTTTGAGTCTTTCAAGGACTAAATTAAAATGATGTCTAAAATGGTATCTTCGGATATGCCCAATCAACCCTATAtagaacttcttttttttctatggacaTTACAACTGGTGGCGACACGGAAACAAAACTATAATTTTCGTTTCATAATCATATTGAATACGGGAACAATAACGCTTCAGTGGTTATTGAAAACTAGTTTCTTAATGCTTTCTGGCAGTTACGTTAGTATTTTATatactacatttttttttataattgaaatattttcgaGATAAAATAGTatggaaaatcaattatttattttaaaactcgtCCATCAAGAGATTTTTCTTACGTCGTAGTAGttcaaaattacacaaaaagtCACTAAAAGGACTTTCATGATTTCTTTGTCCTCATATCTTCAACATTTATTTAATAGCAGAATACTGAAACTTCTATCTTTTAAATTATTccttaatttctaaaaaaaaacacttacctCTGAAAATCCAATTGTAGTAGGGGTTTCCGTTGTGAACAACCACCCGACAAAACAGTGGAGATTGACCCCTATTTGTTGGAGGTCTCGACGTAGGAGGGGATTTTGTTGTGATAGGAAATCTTGGAGTTGAAGCAGTTGTTGGTGCATTTGTTGTGTTATTATCTTCAGTTGTTGGGGGCCTCGACGTTGGCGGGGATTTTGTTGTGATAGGAACACTTGAAGTTGAAACCGTTGTTGGCCCGCTAGTTGCATTATCATCTTCAGTGGATGATTGAATAGTTGACGTAGACTCTTCTACAGTTGACGCACTAGATTTATCATCCTCTGTTGAAGTCTTATCTGAATCGGTTGTTGAATCTTCAGGATTTTCTGTTGTTGAGGTATTTGATTCTGTGGTTGAATCATTAGATTCGGTTGTCGTTTCTGTAACTTCTTCTGTTGTTGTTTCCGAAGTAGTATCATCTGTTGTAGTTGTGACATCTATAGTTGTTGATTCAGTTTCAGTTTCTGTAGTTTCGGTAGATTCTGTAGATTCGCTAGTAGAAGATGAATCTTCAATATCCTTGGGCGTTGTTGATGAATATTCATTTGTCTCTGTTGAGCTCGGTGTAGTTAAAACAGGACTACTTGTAACAGGTTCAATAGGCATTGGTTCTATATCTTGTGCTGTTGATTTTTCAACAATACTAATAGCAAGTAGGACAATCAGCAATATTATCCTTTTCatcttgaaataataaaaaaaaatcaataaattcttGCACAGAATAAAGCTAATGAGTTACCATTATGGATTTAATATTTTGCACTATCAGCTAAACAACTACTAAAAAAAACGATCAATCTCGCACCAAAGTCTATTGTAAACTGAAGCTATACATCCATCTcgattgcaaaattttaaaaaaatatcatagttTATAGAATTCACAACACAGTCATCCATCGGTGAGTGTTTAATCTTCCATATGTCTCACTTGATTAAGTGATTCAATGAGCTATTTGATGATAAACGTTTGCTGTCTACAGAGGAACACTTCTGAGCAGTTccataatatttcaaaaaccagcTGCATATAGAGTGCCTAGTCATTTCGCACCGatccacattttttttctacaaaatatatagAAAATCATTAGCCCCTTGCAAGTTACTATTGAATAACATGTGGCAAAGGTAATCAATACAATATTCCATGTTGTTCTATGGAATTTgaaatttgatactttttttcaggcattgtttaaatttaaaaacaacgaaatggtaggTATAATAGTGATACAAGTTTGAATGGATTCTTGGTAATTAAAATTACTAAAGAAAGATGTAagtttaattattatattatttgaatTATTGTTCGTGACTATACGCAGTGTATCGGTAAGTAATAAATCTTTATctttatgtaaaaataaattttgttccgTTTTGTGAAGATAAATCTAACCATTTGGTTTTTCCCCTTATATTTTgagtaaaaattaattgcatCAATTGGTAGTGATAAAAACTTTGCACTGACAATattcttttgtaaaatttgattaaaaggTTGATGTTGATTGCGTGTCAAATCagacttttaaaataatttaatttgtccTTAAAATTAGTCATTAAAGCATGGTTTTAAAATATTCGAATTTCCTATTTGCTGatgtttattttaaagaaaattttctgATACTCAGAATAATTGTGAAAATCTCAAGAtctacttcaaattaatttttcaaaagtggCGAATACAAATCTGCTATAAGGTTAGTAGTTAGTatcaaagcatttaaaaaggCCAGCCCTCAAGTTGACATTTTAAAAGTACTCAGATATCAATACTATGGCACAACTTGGTCAAAAAAGTGTTTCTGTCATTAATGATATGGctttgccattttgtatttccataaaaaaaaatcgagtttttaaatgaattttttttccaaaaacaatttcttactgaaagaaaaaataaaaatctttcgaaccctcataattttaagttttgcatgCGTAGTACACTTTCTTGCAAAGATAACAAgacaattttcttcaaaatctatggataaattataaagattaTGACCATTTTGTAGCGATCAAAATGttctttttgttaatttttgagtttttgtctataacttcaAAAGCAAGTCGAACtcgaaaatttttatcaagttattttttgtagataatacAATTTTCTATAGATATGTGtccctttaaaaattttaaaaattaaaatattgtaaaaaacttaaggaaaactattaaaaaaaaagaaaaatatcctTTGAGTATTTATagatattaaaaatgtaaaggagaaaagaaaatactttatattttaacataataattacaaaaatttaatacggctaaaattgaaaaaaatttggactttcaaaatctactgtttttggtctttttgaaacatttttcgtTAAAAAGAAGATGCAAATGAAAGAAAGTGCTCGAATCACTTTCCTTTTCTCCGATACACATATTATAAAGTAGAAGTACCATTACCATTttccaagttatttttttaaagcataagTTTTCGACAAGAAACCAATTCACAGAATACCTCGAGAGAACTGATATGCTAAAAATAATTCTCttgagatattttaaataactCAAAGAGAATCTTCAAAATGTATTACATTTTCGAGGCTAAATATAGCGTTTCGAAGGGATTTCTCAATTAGTTTTCTACAAGAATCTCATTTGATTAGTTTACACAAGTCCGTccgttttcaataaaaataagtatttttttttctttataaaaaaaattaactaaaacgtaaaagtgcaaaaaaatgaCCTTAACCGAAATATCAGGATTCTTTCCGGAATACTATTTAAATTTACGAAATGTTTGCAAAGAAACTGATATCGAAAAGATATCTAAATTCACAAATGACAAGGATCGCATGGAATATATTGATAGTCTGGAATTTGTTCGAAGCAATGACCTAAAAATTGAGCGAAAATTTGATGGAAAAAATAGTTCAACTGCAGCTGCTTTGAAAGAGAAGGGTAATCAAGCGTTCAAGGCTATGAAATGGTTGGAGGCAATGGTGTTGTATTCGAAAAGCTACATTGCTTTGCCGGATGGAAAAAGTGGGTACAAATAAGGttatttttattcgaaaaaatatataaatttgagGTTAtgatttatttcaataaataaagatgCTGAAAAGGCTATTATTTTGGCCAACCGGTCAGCAGCTCTTTATCATATGCAAAAATATGACGAAACTCTATTGGACATTCAAAGATCAATGGAATATGGATACCCGAAGGAATTGATTTACAAACTTTATGAGCGCCAAGCTTCCTGTCATTTGGCGAAAAAGAATTTCAGCAGTGCTCTGTTGTCGtttcagtaagtaaaataattGACTTCAATGCGTCAAAAAACAGAATACATTATTCTGTATACTTGGCCACTTTTAAGGCGTATTTTGAAAGGGCACCATAAGTTAGTTAAATTATGATCCCTTTTAGAATAACTAAGGTTTTGCTCTATATTtgcattatttttcattaattttcatccttgaaattcattaaaatttatttcatcaaaaacaagtatttttctGATTCAGCGTCAACTGATAAACCGACAGAGTATATTATTTCTCAtttatcaataataataatttattaaatcagGTAAATAAATAACGATCTTGGTTCTGCCTTATCGGTTCAAATACAGTAGACATTTTATCTACCTTAACCGTGTCGGGCGGCGGCGACGTGCATCTGTCTTTGCTTGAACAAATGTTCCACTTCCGCACCGACTGCATTTTAAATAAGGTTCTTCACACAAATTATGATTCATATAAtgaatgcaaacattttgtataaaatgtgaGTCAAGATCAATAACATTGTTAAAGGAATTCCATAAATATATTATTCAAACGTTGAAGTTCGTCACTGATTGTGcgtatatttatttattgcaaatatagGCATCTTAAAGTTTAAAGGTAAAGTGTTGTGAAGAATATTGAAGccaataatcaaaaaaaaaaaattttgatttgaccACATAGCGATTCAATGAAAGTTCAAATTCTTTTCTTTCGAATCAAGGTctataaaacaataaattaaagctTACAAATTCTACATTAAGATATGAGTTGGGtagggaacgggtcgttattctgtattccaaaattctgtatgaccaaaattctgtatctgaataaaaattctgtatgaaaatTATtgtgcttttctattattctgtatttaaGCCATATGCAAATTAATTGGGGAAAATACTTTACTtcaagtcattttctctaaggAAAATACTAGAGCTGATCTTGCTATTGCGCTAACTGCTTTCAATCACTATGATCTTCCACTGAGCAGTGAACAGTTGCTATTGCTCTTCAATATAGCTGATCACTGCTCAGTCCACAACTTACAAAAATCCAAACCAATCTTATTTTCGTTCTTATGTTTACAATTATAAACATGAAGCGATCAAGTAAACAGGAAAAACAGTAGTAATGGTCGATGCTCTTAAGGATTTCACTGCTTTTAAAAGCAAAGCTGCTCACTGTTCTCTGTAACTTCACTGCtctttttcagaaaatattctcgacactttaaaatgtctgcttttttgtgatcattctgtttttgatatcTTATTATTTGTTTAACAATGAAAAAAGGCAAAAATGTAGAGAATAATTTAACTTGATGATGGGGGGAACAGAGAAGTTCAATTTGAATTATCATTGTTTTAGTGCAGGCATTCAAggagttattaaaaaattcaaacatggtaacttactttttatttattttgtattccatttttcagtcataatttaaatcaagaagaaatttaaaaaataatttgcatttttaCCTAATTGCTATTTAAAGAGTGATTCAATAGCAGCTATAAATCACTGCTTTTTGAATATGCTGCTCACTACTATCACTGCTctttaaaaattgctttttagcACCCCCCTACAAAATACCCAAATGCTGAACTCccaaattctgtaaatgataaaagaaaaattgttttgataatgaaaaaagtgcgcacttttttccattgtcgacacaaaacaatttttcttttttatcattcatagaattttggaatacagaattttgaaattcaaaattttgtatttacagaattttagaatacagaattttaaaatacagaattaaaaaaaaaagtattttggagtacagaattttggaatcctaATTTTGTCACATACAGAATGTCTACCCCAACCCAGTGgggtaaatatataaaaatataagatTCCTGCTACTTCTTCAAAACATGAGCAAATTGATGTGATGTAGTTGGTGGATTTACTATACTTAACAAAATTGTATGCAAATCACGTTTATCATTCATTCCATCGCTTATCGTTGTTTTGATTAAATGCGTAGATAAGCTCTTTCTTATGTTTTGCATTGACCTTCTTTATACTTTTATAGAAAAACCGTCTCTACATTAGATGATGCAAAACTACCACAAGAAAAGAAAGCAAAGATGAAATTCGATGCAGTTGCAATGATATCGATGCTTCAGAAGGATCCAAAAGCAACTAAAAATGCTGAAAAACACAAAGAATCCATAATCGCCCCTGGAATTCCCGATGAAAAGGCATTTACAAGTACGGCAATAAGAATTGACCAAAACAAAGATGAAGGAAGATTTGCTAGAGCTGCTCGCGATATTAAAGTTGGAGAAGAGATTTTGGTGGAACATCCTTTTGCTGCAGTGTTGATTgagaaatttgcaaaaactcaTTGTCAAAATTGTATGATAAGGTATTTAGGTTTGAGATAAGAAATACAAAGAGAAGACTTTAttgttttggatattttttagaACTGTTATTCCCTTGGCATGTCCTAATTGTTCTGATGTTGTTTACTGTtcggaaaaatgtttaaaacaagCTGGTGAATCCTACCATAAGTTTGAATGTGGTCTCTTGGAAACTATCTGGCGCTCTGGAGCTTCGGTAAATTGTCATCTTGCTTTGAGGATCATCGCTAGTCAGCCATTGGaaggtttcaaaaaaattaaggatcAGATTAATGGATCTTTGTCGATTGAGGAAATTAAGAAGTGAGTTATTAATAGCTCCCTtcattcttcatttttttttaacgaaatttcaaaaattttcagatTACCAAAGAATGATTATAGATGTGTTTCCCACTTGGTTCGTCATGAAAACGAACGTACAGCGTCAAACTTTTTCCAACATGCTCTAATGGCCCGTTTCCTCACCAAATGTCTTGAAACAGCTGGATACTTCGGAAACTCAGCCAATCCCGATGATGTTCTCCTaataagttctttcattttACGTAACTTACAATTCATTCAATTCAACACCCACGAAATTTCCGAACTTCATACTTCGAAAGCTAAACAAACTGAAAAGACTGTGTTTATCGGAGGAGGAATTTATCCATTTTTGGCGCTATTCAATCACTCGTGTGATCCTGGTATTGTAAGGTAAATCATAAAGGATGCTTGATTCTTTTTCAGttactaaaagttttgaaatttaaattaaagatttttccgAGGAACAACAATTCATGTCAACACCGTCAAGTCTATTGAAGCTGGTCTTCAAATATCTGAAAACTATGGCCCAATGTATACTCAAGAAAAACGTGAAGATCGTCAAGCAAAGCTTAAGGATTTGTATTGGTTTGAATGTTCGTGTGATGCATGTTTGGAAAATTGGCCACGATTCGAGGAAATGAAGATCGATGTTATTCGATTTAGGTGTGATGCAGCAAAATCATGCCCGGCTATAATTGAGGTCCCAATGAATTGTAATGATTTTATGGTGCAATGTGTTCATTGTGGTCAGAGTACCAATATACTCAAGGGATTGAAAGTTATGCAGGTAATGGATCAGAAGTGGGATATTATATTTAGTTATTATTAAAACTGAGACTTATTTTCAGGATACTGAACTTATGACTAGAACAGCAAAGCGTCTGTATGATGTTGGAGAATATTCTGATGCTTTGAAGAAATATATTGATTTGCTAAAGATCATGAATGAAGTATTGGCACCACCATTTCCAGATTATTGTCATTGTCAGCAGAGTCTGAGGGATTGCTTCTTGCACTTTGGAAACTCATATGATCTAGAATAGATCAAAATGGTtgtaaaaattaatacttttcagaataaagtttttgctaagttaaaaaaaaaatacttatttgtACTTACTACTTTTAAAAAGAAACCTTCAATTTCAGAAACcaacatcaaaaactataattaaTTATGCAATGCGTTTGCAAAGCTTCTACTTTTTAAAGTCAACGACCTAGCTATGGCTTATCATAAAAACGACAGTACTAATATGCACTTCAAGCTTGATCATCAATAGTCAAAGCACGATTTCTTTTGATTAATATTCATACCTTTATTATTGAGATGTTACATACCAAATATTTAGACTTGCAGTTTAATTGTGGTTGTAGCATAtgatatcgtgggcacaacgccaaaaccacgaatctgcaaaattgtagttttgagaaaaacggcttcaaagttttggaaatgcatgcaatcttatgggaactcgtgctacggaaattgatattttaggcaacagatggaAAATTGGGGTCGAAGCAGtggatagagggaccgataacaagttaaatgacgcattaaagtgaaaatgtccaaaaatgcagattcgcggttttagctttgtgccgacgatatgtaaCTTTTAAGATTTTGATCTAACATGAAAATAAGTAAGTAAATTTCCAATTGTGTTTGTTTATCTTTTGTATTTTGTAAGAAGTCATACAGCCTTACTATCCATTTTTATTCTTGCACTTTAACTAagaaggtcactgtggtgtatgtggaacttttttattaataattatttgACGTTCATACCATTCAAATTGTTCTATTTATTTATGCGAAGTTCTAAATAGAGCtataattgtattaaactaTAGAGCCCATCAGTTAATAAAATAACCTCATCTAAGAAAAAGCGATACATAAACATTTCGATTTATAATTTCGGACGTTAGCAATGGcttaacaaattttgattttttttttttttataaaagcctCTTCTAGGTAACCTTACCAAAATGATCAAACAAAATAGATTTGGATTGATCCATTTAATTAACTTTAAacttagttttaagaaaaaaaaacttttgcagTTTACGAAACacctttataaaaatatgttttaaaaacaatttataaaatggTGGTTATTATTTTCTACTTTCCTACATTTTAATATTCTTTATGATTTCCAATTAATacatgttttggtttttttttttaatcttcataATTCGcttacggccaatttcttcacaaaagtcctaagtcagcttagtacccggtctagctagaccaggtcctagcactagtactcggtcctaacgaaaagttagtacctgagcatttcttcacatttataggacctgatctaagttcacaacgaggtcctaagaattaatacgtataaaactggtctaactgtcatttttagaatttattgaagtttgttatatttgttttttttttccatttgatcaaatttaacacaaatttaacaaataaaaaatttaataaaaatagaaaacaaagcaaataacactgcacaacaaaattaagctttttgtatgatgaattaaccaaacaatacttttccaaaggtttttggtgtgctgaactcgaatccaaattcaaaaatattctatcagctcccgttttttaaatattaccgttagaaaatgcaaaaacacctgtTTCTGAAGTTGTGTTGCAATGTGTGGGAATTTTTTGCAACACTTTTTTTGAAGGTTTGTATAATAATTgcctttcttctttaaaaatctgtttttttctttgcgatatcttttttataatccgagatattttaatttgaagtaacTGCAGTTTGAAAATAacgttattgataaaataagcaaaaacacACGTACctacttaaacttaagatatctcagaaaataaaacagatatcggaaagatttatacagattttcaaagaagaaaaacagttcttatagaaaccgttaaaaattatgataaaaTAAGGTACCTCACAtcaaagcataacctcaaaaacagccaaaacacgtttttttcgcaaattctaacggcaatatttcaagaactaagacttatagaatatttctgacttcatattcgagttaagcacctcaaaaactattggaaaagtatagtttggtttattcataataaaaatagtcaaattttgttgaccagagctatcagccaaaaaacgtgtttttgcattttctaatggcaatatttcaaaaactagagctgatagaatatttctgactacagattcgagttcagcacaccaaaaaccattggaaaagtattgtatagtttattcATCCAAAACCTTGTTGTGCAGTGTAATTAAAATGAATATTGAGAAAATGTTATGAAGATTAAAAAGCCGA
Proteins encoded in this region:
- the LOC129906949 gene encoding osteocalcin 2-like codes for the protein MMKRIILLIVLLAISIVEKSTAQDIEPMPIEPVTSSPVLTTPSSTETNEYSSTTPKDIEDSSSTSESTESTETTETETESTTIDVTTTTDDTTSETTTEEVTETTTESNDSTTESNTSTTENPEDSTTDSDKTSTEDDKSSASTVEESTSTIQSSTEDDNATSGPTTVSTSSVPITTKSPPTSRPPTTEDNNTTNAPTTASTPRFPITTKSPPTSRPPTNRGQSPLFCRVVVHNGNPYYNWIFRVVIVPKECLFCCRIGFLGMEQCTAINPYFCSC
- the LOC129907016 gene encoding SET and MYND domain-containing protein 4, giving the protein MTLTEISGFFPEYYLNLRNVCKETDIEKISKFTNDKDRMEYIDSLEFVRSNDLKIERKFDGKNSSTAAALKEKGNQAFKAMKWLEAMVLYSKSYIALPDGKNAEKAIILANRSAALYHMQKYDETLLDIQRSMEYGYPKELIYKLYERQASCHLAKKNFSSALLSFQKTVSTLDDAKLPQEKKAKMKFDAVAMISMLQKDPKATKNAEKHKESIIAPGIPDEKAFTSTAIRIDQNKDEGRFARAARDIKVGEEILVEHPFAAVLIEKFAKTHCQNCMIRTVIPLACPNCSDVVYCSEKCLKQAGESYHKFECGLLETIWRSGASVNCHLALRIIASQPLEGFKKIKDQINGSLSIEEIKKLPKNDYRCVSHLVRHENERTASNFFQHALMARFLTKCLETAGYFGNSANPDDVLLISSFILRNLQFIQFNTHEISELHTSKAKQTEKTVFIGGGIYPFLALFNHSCDPGIVRFFRGTTIHVNTVKSIEAGLQISENYGPMYTQEKREDRQAKLKDLYWFECSCDACLENWPRFEEMKIDVIRFRCDAAKSCPAIIEVPMNCNDFMVQCVHCGQSTNILKGLKVMQDTELMTRTAKRLYDVGEYSDALKKYIDLLKIMNEVLAPPFPDYCHCQQSLRDCFLHFGNSYDLE